The following are from one region of the Salvia hispanica cultivar TCC Black 2014 chromosome 1, UniMelb_Shisp_WGS_1.0, whole genome shotgun sequence genome:
- the LOC125214833 gene encoding uncharacterized protein LOC125214833 translates to MSNVTQGSIDTGHSECKKRKAVDGMEGVLALLSKMHEDTIATLQHLSTRIGYEVDLSKTRRELFNLLGNIPDLSLDDKFDVCETLGEKPELLDLFMGLPDTVKPAYVKHVLKEKRQNKQAL, encoded by the exons ATGAGTAATGTGACCCAAG GTAGCATCGATACGGGGCATAGTGAGTGTAAGAAACGCAAGGCAGTTGACGGGATGGAAGGTGTTCTTGCTTTACTTAGTAAAATGCACGAGGATACAATTGCTACACTACAACATTTGTCTACTCGAATCGGATATGAGGTTGATTTAAGCAAAACGAGAAGGGAGTTGTTCAATCTCTTGGGTAAtatacctgatctttcactcgATGACAAATTTGATGTTTGTGAGACTCTTGGAGAAAAACCAGAGCTCCTTGATCTGTTTATGGGGCTGCCTGATACTGTGAAACCTGCGTATGTTAAGCATGTTCTCAAGGAGAAGCGTCAGAATAAGCAAGCTCTGTAA
- the LOC125185822 gene encoding uncharacterized protein LOC125185822, whose protein sequence is MDSDDESFQRSIDQKFDELVAAVQAEANEEEAAVAAIPRPIYHWRYINRDHAGADQRLMEDYFGDNSRYPPEIFRRRFRMSQRLFIHIAMCLSQRYRCFTLRYDATGRPGLLTYQKCTVAIRQLAYAGPADMFDEYLQMRETTALKTLRQFCKGIKDIFKGEYLRKPTADECQRLINMHGTVHHFPGCWEASIACTGSGGIARWLGRGCSLLVSKGDIPR, encoded by the coding sequence ATGGATTCCGACGATGAAAGTTTTCAACGATCAATTGATCAGAAGTTCGATGAACTAGTTGCAGCGGTGCAAGCTGAAGCCAACGAAGAggaggcggcggtggcggccATCCCTCGGCCGATCTATCATTGGCGGTATATCAACCGTGATCATGCTGGGGCCGACCAGCGGTTGATGGAAGACTACTTCGGCGATAACTCCCGTTATCCGCCGGAGATTTTTCGTCGGCGATTCAGAATGTCGCAACGACTCTTCATCCATATTGCAATGTGTTTGTCTCAGCGGTACAGGTGCTTCACCTTGCGTTATGATGCCACCGGTCGACCCGGATTGTTGACATATCAGAAGTGCACCGTGGCAATTAGACAGCTTGCCTATGCCGGGCCTGCTgacatgttcgacgaataTCTACAAATGCGCGAAACGACTGCCCTTAAGACGCTGAGACAGTTTTGCAAGGGTATCAAAGATATCTTTAAAGGGGAGTACCTACGGAAACCAACGGCCGATGAATGCCAGAGACTGATAAATATGCACGGGACTGTGCATCATTTTCCGGGATGTTGGGAAGCATCGATTGCATGCACTGGGAGTGGAGGAATTGCCCGGTGGCTTGGAAGGGGTTGTTCACTTTTGGTTTCAAAGGGCGacatcccacgatga
- the LOC125202308 gene encoding cytochrome P450 71A1-like gives MMSLILFFFSLPIILILYFQTQKPKLTPPGPPGLPLIGNFHQIDGQFQYKYFQRLSKQYGPVMLLKLGIRRLIVISSAEAVKEITKSNDAVFSRRPSVVAAKRLTYNHLDIGFSYNDTWREMRKISNLHLFSAKQVQSFHPILRDEVSKMVEKIARDASSSTVVNFSDTSMSLLTNILSRIAFGKICEKDRFKDLLDETQHVLGGFFVEDYLPWLRWIDRLSGMAAKLDKNFHNLDFFYQELIEEHMNPNRPKSMDGDFIDIMLRIKENGSSSFAPTINHIKGVLMDLVTGGSDTAAIALEWTMTALMEKPLVMKKLQEEIRRLGGKKDMINKQDIEQLSYLRAVVKESLRMYPPAPLLLPRETTNKCSVNGYEIEGGSMVYINAWAIGRDPATWENADEFMPERFLEDGQIPELITFGFGRRGCPGMGMAIAELELALANLVYRFNWELPKKEDIDFECSPGATMHKKNALRLIAKVVI, from the exons ATGatgtcacttattttattcttcttctctcttcccATAATTTTGATTCTCTACTTCCAAACacaaaaacctaaactcacACCACCGGGCCCACCGGGGTTGCCGTTGATCGGCAATTTCCACCAAATCGACGGCCAATTTCAATACAAGTACTTCCAGCGCCTCTCGAAGCAATACGGCCCCGTCATGTTGCTCAAGCTCGGAATCCGACGCCTCATTGTGATTTCCTCGGCAGAAGCAGTGAAAGAGATTACGAAATCTAACGATGCCGTTTTCTCAAGACGACCTTCTGTTGTCGCCGCGAAGAGGCTGACATATAACCACCTAGACATCGGGTTTTCCTACAACGACACGTGGAGGGAGATGAGGAAGATCTCCAACCTCCATCTCTTTAGCGCCAAGCAAGTTCAATCATTTCACCCCATTTTGAGAGACGAAGTGAGCAAGATGGTGGAGAAGATTGCTAGAGATGCCTCTTCTTCCACCGTCGTCAATTTCAGTGATACCTCGATGTCACTTTTAACTAATATCCTCTCCAGGATTGCGTTTGGGAAGATCTGTGAAAAGGATCGTTTCAAGGATCTTCTTGATGAAACTCAGCACGTACTTGGAGGTTTTTTTGTGGAGGATTACTTGCCTTGGCTTCGATGGATTGATCGCCTCTCTGGAATGGCTGCAAAGCTTGATAAGAATTTTCACAacttggattttttttatcaagaaCTGATTGAAGAACATATGAATCCGAATAGGCCTAAATCGATGGATGGTGACTTCATCGATATTATGTTAAGGATTAAAGAAAATGGATCCTCTTCCTTTGCTCCTACAATAAACCACATCAAAGGTGTACTAATG GATTTGGTAACCGGAGGCAGTGACACGGCAGCAATTGCTCTAGAGTGGACAATGACGGCATTGATGGAGAAGCCTTTGGTGATGAAGAAGTTGCAAGAGGAGATAAGGCGGTTGGGCGGAAAGAAAGATATGATCAACAAACAAGACATAGAGCAACTTTCATATTTGAGGGCAGTTGTAAAAGAGAGTTTGAGAATGTATCCACCGGCTCCACTTTTATTGCCAAGAGAGACTACTAATAAGTGTAGTGTAAATGGTTATGAAATTGAAGGCGGAAGTATGGTGTATATCAATGCTTGGGCTATTGGAAGAGATCCCGCCACGTGGGAAAACGCAGATGAGTTCATGCCGGAGAGGTTCTTGGAGGACGGTCAGATTCCGGAGTTGATTACCTTTGGATTCGGGAGAAGAGGGTGTCCGGGAATGGGAATGGCGATTGCCGAGCTGGAACTTGCATTGGCAAATCTTGTATACAGATTTAATTGGGAATTGCCCAAGAAAGAGGATATTGATTTCGAGTGTAGCCCTGGAGCAACAATGCATAAGAAGAATGCTCTTCGTCTTATTGCCAAGGTTGTCATATAA
- the LOC125185838 gene encoding cytochrome P450 71A1-like, with protein MVYINAWAIGRDPATWENADEFMPERFLEDGQIPELITFGFGRRGCPGMGMAIAELELALANLVYKFNWELPKGEDIDFETKPGPTLHKKNALRLIAKVAI; from the coding sequence ATGGTGTATATCAATGCTTGGGCTATTGGAAGAGATCCCGCCACGTGGGAAAACGCAGATGAGTTCATGCCGGAGAGGTTCTTGGAGGACGGTCAGATTCCGGAGTTGATTACCTTTGGATTCGGGAGAAGAGGGTGTCCGGGAATGGGAATGGCGATTGCCGAGCTGGAACTTGCATTGGCAAATCTtgtatacaaatttaattgggAATTGCCTAAGGGAGAGGATATTGATTTCGAAACTAAGCCTGGACCAACACTGCATAAGAAGAATGCTCTTCGTCTTATTGCTAAGGTTGCCATATAA